TTTATTTCTGTACCATGCAGgttctcatgtgttttcaatACTGTTTTCATGAATGTATTTATTGTCTCTGGTATAAGGTGAATGGAGCTATTGTTTTGTTAAAATGGCAACTTGCAGAACAAAACCTAAGGCACAGGGTTGGACACAGCTGGCTTTGAGGGAAAATCGTCATAGCACTGCATCTGTTTTGTATCAAGGATACAGAGTGAGTCTGTAAAGCGtgaccaaaacaaaaaatgtaacaaaaacaactgaaagaaTGATTTCTTTAGCTTACTGACTCGTTTTAACCATAAAATTCACACTAGATGTTTAGTTGTTTCGCATCTTACCTGGTGTGTCCCCATATGGCTTTGGTGGTTTGACAGTCTCCCCGAAGCTGCCAGTGGCCTTGGTGGTGCTTAGCCTCTTGGGCTCTGGTGTGGTCACCACAGTGAACGTCCTTTGAGAGAGCCTGGTTGTAGTGCTAGTGGTTGTGGCCACTGTGGTAGTTGAGACCCTGGTGGACAACGTTATGTTGGGCTCCAGTTTGCCATCGTCATCTATGCTATCTGTCCCTGTGGGTCCCCAGTCGATAAATCCGGCCACTGTGGTAGTCCGGCCCTCCTGAGACTTGTCATAGCTGTCCCATTTGAGCTGTCTCCTGGCTCTAAGTAACAACCTCACTGCGTCTCCTCTGCTTGCACTGGAtaaagctgctggagcttcagcCATTACCGCCAAAGGATCACCTGTCTCCATTTGAGAGTATCTCAACCGGCACTCCTTACACACTACTTGTCCTTTATGTGCTGGCTTCCGATGCTTTTGACCCTTGACTTTTGGCCCTATCCCTGCCCTGTTGTCTTGGGGTAGAGGGATAGGATTTAGGAGCCGGCGGGCGAACGGGCTCACCGGTCTCCAGTAAAGCTTGTTAGGCGTGTCCCAGAGCGGCTGCCAGCGAGGTCGTGAACGAGGCACCAATTTAGGAGTGAGTTTGATCCCCAGACCCTGGCTGAGTGGGCTGCACACAGAAAAGTCCAGGGTGAGGTGGGTCATGGCCAGCAGGATCCACACCCGGTGCCCCACACAGCTGCCTGGCCTCAAAGCAGACGGACTGCAGAGAAGGGAGAAAGTAAGTGAGAGAAAAAGTTTTAGATTCAGACACAGTTCACTTTACGTTCAAACCATACATTCAGGTTCCCTCTATGTCCCACCTTCAAGCTAGTGGCTGATTGGTAAAGATTCACATCTGTATTCACCCTTAACTTGCACAATTGTCAAAGTTCTACTGCACAACTTCTTGGCCTCCTACTCAATTAAGCCTCAATAATAATTAGCTTTGCAGAGCACCTCTTGAATTACAGTACAAAGGTCAGACACAACGTAAATGTTGTAAAACGTGAAAGATTGTGGATTCGCACTCTTTGCTCTCAGCTGTCAGAAGTAGTAAGGACTTATCCTTGATGTTACAGATTCATATCAATCCAGGGATGATTACACCAACACACAAGGTCAGGCCTGGTTTAGCTGATCATCATATTCTGTATTATCTCCCCCAGACACAAAGTCATCTGATTCCCAAAGGGCAATTTGATTATGCAGTGCAATGATCAGGGAGGTAACACGCAATGCCAGCAGAAGACGAAGCATGACAGGTATATCACAGAAATCTTCACTCTTACGGCTATTGCATTAATTTACTGTGTAACTGTGTCCCAAAATGTCCTTTGATACTGCACAGACCTCACTTCTGTGCATCAACATGATAGCAAGGTGATAGATAGGCTAGGACCCCGCAGTAGAGTGATTTTACAGACAACCTTCAGTGGCCCCTGGGACAAAGCTACACATTGATTCCTAAGGGAGAAACCTCATTATGAGCTAtctttcatctctgctgtccTTGGCCAATTTAAGCCCACACAGAGGACTCATTTTGGAAGCATCACCGAGGTGATGATGGATGGAAAAGTGTGAATGGGTTCATCGACTGTTAGAGGCAACACGAAGATGTCTTTCAGTCCCATAATTAAGAAAGTTATGTTTTTACAAGTCTCTAGCTATCGTCTAGCTATACTGGAGTGACGGCTGACAGGACAAACTGGACCTCTGTAGGGAATGTGGAAGACTGCTCTACATGCAGATCTACAGGACTGTGTTCCTCAAACTGAGATATTCAGCAAATGGAACAAAGGCAATAGAGAAAGCTTGCACCACATGATTTGTGATTTGATGGATTATAACTGCTGTGCAATagatttaacatgttttttgtcAGCTCTACTTAATAGGGATGTCAATTTCAATCAGaatttcaatctgtctgacccTTTGCATGCCCTGTTTTCCTGTCAGTAAATTAGGCTATTCTCTTTGCTAATGCAAAATGGaacaaatgtgtgattttggaTTTGATGTTTGGCACGGGTAACAGTCAGGCAGTTTGCAGGGTTTGTAAAATGCAGCTGCCTGACAGTAATGTCAGCTTGTCACTTCAGTAAGGTGGTTGATTACAGTTCTGTAACGTAGTTTAGGATTAGCTTTCCTGAGTTGCGTCTGAATCAATCTAACAAATTGATCTTTTCAAAAAGTGACAGCTTTATTTCTGCACACAATAGCATTTTTATATGGCCATGTTACTGTCACAGCACAGACTTTGATGGAGTGGTGAGTAGTAACAAACATGTTGGACAAGTTAAAATATGCTGAATTGTGCTCTCATTCATCATTGTCATGTGGCTCAGTGGCACAAACTCAGCAGACTAGAGTAAGAACAAAACAACTTTAGACTTTAAACAATTCAAGTGATGCTCGGTGAACGTTGTATAGACACTTAACACTGGCTTTGAGGAGTCATtctgaactgtgtttttctcattcaCCCCCCTTTCATTTGAGCTGTGAGGGACCAGCAAACCACTAACTGATAAATAATCTACAATGGCATTTTAATTGAGCCATAAATGGTGACTGATGTGGAGACGAGAGAGCAGCGACAAGGTCAGTGCATTATTGACAGTTAAAAATATGGATAATAATTTGTCTTTTGAGTGTTTTGGCCCTGACCTCAGATCCTGGCATGTTCCCAATCAACACACTTGAGGCAAGTCAATTTTAACTCTCCAGGCCAAATTATGGCAGTATCTGATAAGCAAAGTGGTCTTATTCATCATGAATAATATGATCCAGAGCAGGATGAAAAAAAAGGCCAGTACAATGTTTAACCTCCATGTTTGTTAAGTGCCTTGCTCTTAACACTGCTGTGCTCAAACATGGCCGCAGTCTTGAACACTCTATGTAATGAACTCATGAACACATGAGAGAGAGGAGCCCTGATGCAGAATAAAAAGGTAAatcttcatgtttttccttAACAATAGGCAGTGATCTAAATTGTTAATTACTGTAGTTTTTGCCGCTGCACCAGCCTCATCTTTAGTATCACCATCAGGACTGACCCTGTCAACTAGCATCCTATTAACAGATGGAGAATGTGTATAAAAATGCTAAAGCTGCTGGCCAGCACGGAGCATGATCAGTCGTGCCAGACTTCTGATAAAGCCATTTAATCTGCTAGTTTGCTATAATTTAGCTCTTCTTTTGTATTTACTACATATAGAAAACACTTTCCCATTCATCCGTCAGTTCTTTTTATCTGTCcttatattttaatttttatggCAGCTGTAGTGGGTCCCCTAATTGTTTAAGACTTGCTTtgtgttgaactgttccttAATTAATGAATATAAAACAGTTTGAGGTGCttaattaaaaagacatttaaagtaCACAATTAATATAACTCTTAATAAACCAGATGGTGTAACTGTCATTAAGTCATTCAGTCATTGATTGAATTTCAACATTGTGTCTTTAAGTGATGTACATGATTCTGAATTCATAGACAGATTTGTAAAATTACTTTTCAAAATCTATTCTCCCGTTCATTGTCCATCTCGCACTATATACCTACTGTTGACACATTTACAGGTTAATTAGCTGACATCCAACCAAAGATAAAACAAGGTTCAGCCCAGAGAGCGGTGGAGGAACCTCCGCTGTCCACCTGTTAAGTGTACTGTGGTAAGCTTATCACTGGGTCTCTAAGCTTTCCCAACtacaaatattaaaatacaagTGTCCAGCAGATTGACTCCATCGCTCTTAATTAGCTTGTAGGAAAAGGGTGATCAGTGTGAGGAATAACCAGTGTATTATGTAATGATTTTATACGTTGTGTAATTTAAGTATGATGtaattgattaactgatttAATTAGAGCCTGAAGCACATAGCAGATTCTACAGTTTTTGAATAAACTGTCTGATAAATACCAATAACTAGCTAAACCCtaaaatttattttttatgattATTGCAAaggttctttttcttttcttctgtagCTGTAAATCACTGATTAACAATTATCAAATTGTTGCAATTGCTTCTGAAATAATTTTAAAATATGCCAGTGCAGGGCAGCATTAATTACAGTGACAACGTAATGCTTATTTTCACTTGTACTGGCACTCCACGGTCTTGGTCTTGGTACTGACGTGGAGTATAATTGTCAGCACCCAGACAGCTGAACAGCACATGCTACAGATAAAATGGACTGGAAATAACAATTTCGAAGACTTTCAGATTCATTATTCAAGATTGACTCTCTAATATTCTTTGACATCCCACATAATGAAATATCATTTGGAAGTGTACTGCACAGATGGCAGATAAAGTGCAGTATTCACAGCATCAACATACCAGATTGCTTTCTGGTGGGAAAGTGTGTCTGGTGTCCTATTTTATAAGCACATGCTCCATCATACCGTCATTACTAACTTCAGTATAAAGTTAAGCCTCTAACAATATGGCACGAATTCCCTTTAGTGGAGATTGTGATCCCCTGATTGTCAGAtcagactgtttttgtttttttcattgcaaaGTATTGTGATTGTACATGCAGTCGCTGTGGGGCAAACAGGCAAATGGATTGTCatggaaaaaacatatttcactgaaatactgaaaaactgGTACGTTGGTGGAGGAGAGCCCATTCGTATGCATATGTTTATTGGAGAACTGGGAGAGGTTAAAGTTGACTGTAAGCTACTTTATATGTATTATTCGGGCAGTTTCAAGTCCTGGATCTCAGTATGCCAAGTCCATTCTAGAGCCAGACATACAGGGAATGAAATTACTTTGTGAAGTTATGGAGCGAACCGTTAATTAGCGTGTCTGTTGGCCTGGAGGACTTGGGTTTGAAGGTCAGCTGGAGACTTGCTGGAATGATGATTTTAACCAGGActtgacagacagcagatgaaAGCTGGCAGCCTGAGCTTCTGCTCTCAGACAAACCAGGCAAAACAAAATCTCTGTGCAccgcacgtacacacactcctGGTGCCTCTAccatcaaaatacacacacacacacaaacacaatacttGCTGTATAGGTCATCTTTGCTGTTATCCCTCATTGTTTCTCGTAACTATTGATCAAGTAACCATGATGCCTGCCACATGTCCAATTATAACAGATCGCCAGAGCCAAGaggaacactgtgtgtgtgtgtgtgtgtgtgtgtgtgtgtgtgtcatcccaACCTCTGCTGTCCCTCATCAAACTCAAGCATGTAGAATGTAGAATTTCAACAGAAAGTCAGTGATGTAACAGTATATGTAAGATGTGATATTTCGGAGCAATATACTTGGATTATGCTTCTCAgcccaaaaatgaaaaagcgcTGGAGGAAGGTTCACCAAGCTTgacttctccctctcctcagtGCCAGCTTAAGCTGTACTATATTCAGCAAATCTACTTCCAACTTATTCTGCAGCTTCCTACAAATGCCACTGTCATGGGGGTTTGGATTAGGCCTTGAGAGGCACCCCAAATTAAACACATGATCGTCATGCTTGAGAACCAGTCATCAGCACATAATTAGGGTTTCCCATTTGATTAAAATATCATTGACATATGACTCAAGCGCTGATTTATACAGCTAAATTGTGTTTTAGAGTTagtcataaataaataacattctGCAACTATGTTTACAACATGCCTATGGCTAAAAAGGCTGTCCTAAAAGTGCAGACTTGCACACGaagaaactttgaaaataagGTTTACAAAGTGGAACTGAGGACTTTGCCAGCAGACTCACTGTCTGTTGCACAAATGCTGGAACcaaaatggacatttttatGAGTTCCACGGTGCACTGCTgtgcaaacaggaaaaacattaGACTGAGTAATCCATTGCATACAATACTTAATACCATTTACCTGCCCTTGAAACTGAAAACCTCACATAACCAACATAATGCCATCAAAAGAGCAGAATGAATGAGGAGTAGCCTTTGAAGTCCGTGCAAAAGATTCACAGCATAATTTTGAATCAAATGCTTGACTAAAGGGTGAGAGCGGTTAATAAAAAGGGCCATTCATACAGCCTGTTATGCCTTGAGGATAGAGGTTGCTTTGCATAAGAGGATGTTGTCTACATC
This region of Chaetodon auriga isolate fChaAug3 chromosome 10, fChaAug3.hap1, whole genome shotgun sequence genomic DNA includes:
- the ajap1 gene encoding adherens junction-associated protein 1; translated protein: MWIKRSVARSPSALRPGSCVGHRVWILLAMTHLTLDFSVCSPLSQGLGIKLTPKLVPRSRPRWQPLWDTPNKLYWRPVSPFARRLLNPIPLPQDNRAGIGPKVKGQKHRKPAHKGQVVCKECRLRYSQMETGDPLAVMAEAPAALSSASRGDAVRLLLRARRQLKWDSYDKSQEGRTTTVAGFIDWGPTGTDSIDDDGKLEPNITLSTRVSTTTVATTTSTTTRLSQRTFTVVTTPEPKRLSTTKATGSFGETVKPPKPYGDTPGLAVHQIITITVSLIMVIAALITTLVLKNCCAQSGNGRHNSHQRKIHQQEESCQNLTDFTPARVPSKVDIFTAYNDSLQCSHECVRTAVPIYTDEMIQQTPVYKTAYNGNRPSPTERQLIPVAFVSEKWFEISC